The Bradyrhizobium betae genomic interval CACAATGGTTTCGAAACCTCCGGTCGCCTCCACCGCGACCAAAGTGGGTTTCAGCTCTAACAGCCGTTCGACGAGGCTCTCGAGCCCTTTGCCGTCTCGCGTGACAGCGAACATTTCTCCGCTCGGACGTACGTGAACGTCCAGGCGGTCCTTGGAGACATCGATTCCCACGAATGACAATTCCATCGGCACCCCTCCTTGCGCAACCGGGCTCGCCAGGCGGCCCACGCGACTGTTCGGGTTCAACGGACTTGCAGATGGGGAGCCGAGCTGAGGGACGGGCTTTGCGGCCCTAGAATGAGACGGTCTCCCATCTGCAGCCGAACGGCCAAGCCTAGATCGCCGACCGGTCTTTGGCGAGTTACAAGGATGAGGGCGGAGTATGCGGCTGCAGTTTCTGGGACGCCGACGTAGTTCAGCCTCATCCTGAGGAGACCGCGAAGCGGTCGTCTCGAAGGACGAGGCGCTTGCTCAGTGGTAGCCAGAAAGCATGTGCGATTGCCCTACGGCCCGCAGGGCGGGGAGATCGGATAGCTAACTGCAATTCGTGACATGGTAGGAGCACAGACCGCGCCACCAGCCGCGCACGCCGTCCTGGCTCTCGACCAGGCCCCAGAGGCCGCTGCAGGCGAAGATGCGCTTTGGGCCGCCGTCGGTGTCGATCGCGCCGCCGAGCTCGCGCTGGGCCGGCATCGATTTGGCATCGACGAAGGGCGCCTGAAACAGTCCGCCCATGCGGGTGGCGCCGTTGGCGTAGGCGGCACCGACCTTGTTGGAGTCGACCCAGCCGCGACCCGCATAGGGTTTCGGCGCGTTGCGCGGATAGCGCTTCTCGTCCTCGTAATCCTTGCCCGGCGGCTTGGCACCTTCGATCAGAAACCAGCCGTCCCTGAAGCCGATGATGCGAAATTCGGTGAGCCAGCCGCCATCCGGCGTGTTCTCGGCGCCGCCGAGCTTGAGCCGGTAGGGCGGCGGCAGCGTGCCGAGCACGCGGGCCTTCGCCGACGGCTCGGCGCGCACGTTGAGGCCAGCTGGATCCTTGTCGATGGACCAGGCGCCGAGATCGCAGGGCTCGGTGCCACCAGGGAGCGTTGCGCGCCTGGCGGCGAGATCGGCGTGCAGCCGGGCGAAATCGGTGTCGTCGTTATCGGGATCCGGCCCGGTGCGGGGCTTCAGCTCGGCCGAGACCGCACGCGTCGCTTCCGGCGTGAGCGTGACCACGAGCGTCTGGCGCGCGGCGAACACGCTTGCCGGGGTCTTCGGATCGTTCGACGTGGCGGGATCAATGGCGAGGTAGCCGGTCGCCCCATCGGTCCGGTAGGCGAGGCCTGGGACATAGCCCGCAGGCACCAGGGCGAGCGCGCTTGCGCGCCACGCCGGTTCGGTGTCATCCGCGCGCACAGCCTGTGTCGCGAGGCACAGGATCGCCGCCGCGATGAGACGGAGCACGCGCACGGTTCGCAGCGGGCTTACGCGCGGGCGCCTGTGAACGGGAAGCTGCCCATCGGGCCAATACCCATCTCGCCGCTGATGCTGTCGCCGGCGACGGTGCCGCTGAATTCGACCGTGAGCGGCATCGGCTTGTCGATCGAGACCTTCCAGGAGACGTTGTCGCCGCTGACGGTGCCGTCGAAGATCTCCGAGGAGTTACCCTCCGCACTCTGCGTGCCCGTGAGCGTGCCGCCCGCGGCCTTCAGGCTCAGCGTGGTCGTGCGCTCGCCCATGGGCGTCGTCATGGTCAGAGTCCAGTTGCCGTCCACGGCCATTCGCATCTCCCAACTTTTTCCCGGCAGCCGGCGACAATCCGCAGGCTGAGCCAGAAGGCCTATAGCCCAACTCGCGTGGCCTGCCTAACGCTCTCTTTGCCGCGCCCTCACGCGCGGGCGCTGCGAATGCGGCTGCCGACGAGCAAGCGGAAGGCAACGTACTGGACGGCGAACGCGGCGATCTTGGCGCCGACCAGGACCACGGAAATATAGAAGACCCACAGCTTCATGTCGCCCGTCATGGCGACGGCGACGGTGCCTGCGGCAAGTACGAACATCAGCACGGCCCAGGCGTAGCCCGCGACGGTGACGTATTTCGGAATGGTCTCGGTCACGATCGCCGGCAGATAGCGCAGCATCCAGCCGCGCTTGAGCATGATGATGCCGATCGCGATGTGTCCGATGGCAGGCTTAGCCAGCACGAAGCGCGGGTCGTTGGTGAGCAGCGTCGCGCCACCGAGCACGATGACGAGGCCGAGGCTTGCCCAGGTCATGTAGCCGAGCGTCTGGCCCTTGATCCGCGCCCAGACCACCTGGCCGATGGCGCCGAGGATGGCGACCGTCGTTGCGAGGATGACGTTGTCGGTCGCCAGATAAATCACCAGGAAGACGATGGTGGAGAGGAAATCAGAGACGAGCCGGCGGAATACGTCTTTCATCGTCTGTCCTGTCATCAATGAGAGTGGGCGATCGCGGCCAATGGCTTACCGTATTTGATCTGGCAATATTCAGGATACCACTTCGTGAAATAGATCGCGGTGTTGCGGGCGGCGAAGGCGACCGCGAGGCCCGACCAGACCGGCAGGCCGGGGAAGTAGAGCAGCACGATGTTCGCTGCCGTCATCAACAGCGCGGCCGCGGTCCAGGCACCCGTGATGATGTAGTTGGCAGTGAGGAAGCCGGGCATCGCCGCGGTCTCGGCCGGGACCGCCTCGACCGCATATTGCAGCGTGAAGGGACGGCGAACCAGCATCGAGCCGAGCGAGATCACGAAGATGCCGATATCGACCGACAGCTTGACGCCGAGCGTGCCGAGCGCGGGATCGACCAGCGCGAGGGTGAGGCCGATGGCTGCGAAGACGATCGCCGAGCCCGCGGCCAGGATCTTCACGGAGCGGCCGCGCGCAACGTCGATCGCGATGGTGGCGAGGCAGATCGCGGACGCTGCGAACACGCTTGCAGTGGCCGACGTCACCAGCATCAGGAAAGAGTAGGCACCGTAGGGCGCGAGGATCAGGAAAATCGCCATGGATGGCCTCGGTCTGGCTGATCTTTACAATGTCAAGATAGATAGTCGAGCCGGTCCGGCGGGTCAAGCAAAATCTTTACAGTGTCAAAATGACGTAAGTGACCTCCAAAAAGTGAAGTGCCGCAACGGCTTGCTCGGACGCCTCCTGGGCGAATTCCGCCCAGGGCAGGCGTGACAGGACCGGCAGTCCGGCGGCGATCAGGAGGCCGATGGCGAGCAGGATGCCGCCGTCGAAGAGGGCGTGGCTGCTCCGCCGCAGCAGGATCGTCGGGAACGCGAGCGCGGCGCAGGCGAGGGCGAAGATGGCGAGGAAATCGGTGATCGAGGGCAGGTACATGGGAAGCTCCTCTTCTGTTCTGTCATTCCGGGGCGACGCGCAGCGTCGAGCTGCGATGCGCAATTGCACATCGCAGGATCCATCGGGCGTCAGACGTGCGGCAAAATGGATTCCGGGTTCGCGCTAACGCGCGCCCCGGAATGACGAGGGGAGAGCTACGCCGCTCCCACCCAATTGCCGTGAAAGCCATCCGGGACGCGATGGCCGAGCTGCACCAGCGCGACCGGGCCCGCCTCGATATCGGTGGCGTTGAAAACGGCGAGGTCGCTGCGGTTTTCCCGCGCGCGCCAGACGACCGCGAGCAGCCAGCCGTCGCCTTCGGCTGCATCCTTCGCGCGTTCGACGAACACCGGCTCGGAGATCGTGTCGCCGGCCGGCAGCAGGTATTGGCCGAGCCGCTTGCCGTTGCCGTCGACATGCACGACGCCTGACAGCGCGCCGAACATCGGCAGTTTCGGATTGGCGCAGGCGTACCAGCCGTGATGGCTCTTCAGCCCGGCGCGACGATCGTCGATGCGGGGGAATTCGCCGGTGAGATCGTCGAGATAAGTCTGCTGGAAGCGGTCGGTATTGCCGGAGAGATCGAACGTCCAGCGGCAGTGGCGGGCGCGCGATTTCTCCGGATCGGTCGGCCGGCCGTCGGGATGTGGAAACAGCGGCGCTTCCTCGAACTGCATGACGTCGGCGACGATGCGGCCATCGTCCTCCCACGCATTCATGACGTGGAAGACGTAGCAGGCCTCGGCACGAAACCAGACGATGTCCTTGGCCGCGCCGTTGCGCTTCATCACGCCGACATAGGCGCCCTTGTCCGGCTCCCAGGCATAAGGCGGCCGTCCGCTCATCGCGCGCTCCATGCTGCCGGTGATGGGGAGGATCGGAAACAGCACATGGTTCTCGGTGACGATGAAGTCGTGCACCATGCTGGCATAGGGCGCCTCGAAGCGTTCGAACCGCGTCGCCTTGCCTGTTACATCGATCGATCCCCAGGAGAGGGCAGGCGTCAGCGGCCCCGCTGCGTTGTAGCCGAAGAACACGAGCTCGCCGGTCACGGGATCCGTCTTTGGATGCGCGGTAAAACTGCCGGCGACGCGGCCGTGATAATTGTGATAGCCGCGCGTTGCCAGCGTGCCCGGCTCGATCTCGGTCGGCAGATGCGCTTCTTCCAGCGCGAGCAGCTTGCCGGCATGGAAGATGATGTTGGTGTTGGCGACGCCGCCGTCGGTGAGGTTTTGCGGCGCATCCGGCAGCTTGCGGCCGAAGCCGCCGAACAGCGCGCGGCCGGCATCGTGCTCGGCCAGCCATTTCGGCGTGCGGACCCAGCGGTTGCGATAGCTGGCGCGGCCGTTCTCGAGGTGGAAGGCGTGCAGCATGCCGTCGCCGACGAACCAGTGCGCGCCGGGCGCGTCGAACTGCGGATTGGGGCCGTTGCGATAGAGCGTGCCGTTCAGCTCGCGTGGCAGTTCGCCGACGATCTTGAGGAAAGGCGCGTCGGCCTCGAACGGAATCGGTCCGAGATTGTTGCGGCGCTCGGTGGCGGCGGCCTGCTGCACAGCGTATCCCTCCGTCTATCTTTACATCGTAAAGATCAAATAGAGCCGATCGCGGCGCCGGTCAAGCGAAATCTTTACACTGTCAATATTGCGTCATATAGCTGGGTCCATGGCCAAGTCAGAAACGGTGCGCCGCCCGCGCACTTCGAAGAAAACATCCTCGGCATCGTCGGCGCCGCCCCGCACCGCGAAGACCGAGACGCCTTATCATCACGGCGCCCTGCGCGAGGCGTTGCTGCAGGCGGCCGAGCGGGTGCTGGAGCGCGACGGGCTTTCCGGCCTGACATTGCGCGCGGTGGCGCGCGAGGCGGGCGTGTCGCACGCCGCCCCCACCCATCATTTCGGCGATCTCACCGGCCTGCTCAGCGAGCTCGCAGCCGTCGGCTTCCGCCATTTCAACGCGGCGATGGCGTCGGCGTGCGATACAGCCACCACGCCGCTCGCGCGCGCGCTGGCGCGGCCGAAGGCCTATGTCGCCTATGCGCAGGCCCATCCCGGCATGTACGGCATCATGTTCCGCACCGAACGCCTCGACTATTCCCGGCCGTCGCTGCACGAGGCGGCCGAGGCTTCCTTCGCCGGGCTTGCCAACGCCATCGGCATGATGCGGCAGGAGCAGATCAGCGAGGACTCGCTGACGCTGAACCAGGGCGCTGCGATCGCGCGCGCTTGGTCGATGGTGCACGGTTTCACGATGCTGCTGCTCGACGGGCGGCTTGAGGACATCATGGGGCGGCTGCCCGAGGGGACCACGCCCGAACGCCTGTTCGAGGCGATGCTGACGGCGCCCATGAGCGGGAAGCTGCCGGCATAGCTTTCCGGGCTGGGCGCAGGCCTAGCGCCGCGTCGCGAGCTCGACCGCGCGGCCGCTGGTGCCGATGACCTGCACCTCGTCCTCGTCGCAGTTGAAGCCGCGGGCGACCTCGTCAGCCGCCTTGCGGGCAAGTTCATTGGTGCTGCCCAGCGATTGGGCGTCGGCATCACCCGCGTTCGAGCAGGCAAGCAGCCCGGCCAGGCAAATGAACGCAATACGCCTCATGATGACGCCCTGATGCAGCGGAACTCCGTACCATCAGACGTCTTCATTGTGGGCAAGGTTCAAACAGGGGCGGGATAGACCTGACAGCGCCGAGGAATCGTTCTAGAAGAGCGGCTTCGCTTGAGGCATCGGGCCTCGTTTGCGTCCTCATTTTTCTCGATCATGCCAGCCATCGCTTCCAGCAAATCCTATCGTGTCGGCCGTTCCAAGACCGGCCTCGGCCTGTTCGCCACCATGCCGATCAAGAAGGGGACCCGGATCATCCGTTATTTCGGACCGATTCTGGACTCCAAGATTCCCGCGCATGACGAGATCGAGAACAAGTATCTGTTCGAGCTCAACAACCGCTGGACCATCGACGGTTCGGTGCGCAAGAACCTCGCCCGCTACATCAACCATTCCTGCCGGCCCAACGCCGAATCCGACGTCCGGCCGCGCGAGCGCAAGGTCTTCATCCGCGCCATCAGGAACATCGAGCCGGGCGACGAGATCAACTACGATTACGGCACCGATTATTTCAAAGCCTATCTGAAGCCGATCGGCTGCAAGTGCGAGTCGTGCGAGAAGAAGCGCAAGAAGCTGCGCGCAGAGGCGCGCGCCGAACGCGCCAAGGTGAAAGCCCGCGCGGAGCGTAAGGCGCTGAAGGCCGGCGCGAAGGGCGCGCTCGCGAAAAAGAAGAAGCTGAACGGCAAGCGTTTCGGCGGCAAGGTCGGC includes:
- a CDS encoding carotenoid oxygenase family protein translates to MQQAAATERRNNLGPIPFEADAPFLKIVGELPRELNGTLYRNGPNPQFDAPGAHWFVGDGMLHAFHLENGRASYRNRWVRTPKWLAEHDAGRALFGGFGRKLPDAPQNLTDGGVANTNIIFHAGKLLALEEAHLPTEIEPGTLATRGYHNYHGRVAGSFTAHPKTDPVTGELVFFGYNAAGPLTPALSWGSIDVTGKATRFERFEAPYASMVHDFIVTENHVLFPILPITGSMERAMSGRPPYAWEPDKGAYVGVMKRNGAAKDIVWFRAEACYVFHVMNAWEDDGRIVADVMQFEEAPLFPHPDGRPTDPEKSRARHCRWTFDLSGNTDRFQQTYLDDLTGEFPRIDDRRAGLKSHHGWYACANPKLPMFGALSGVVHVDGNGKRLGQYLLPAGDTISEPVFVERAKDAAEGDGWLLAVVWRARENRSDLAVFNATDIEAGPVALVQLGHRVPDGFHGNWVGAA
- a CDS encoding SH3 domain-containing protein, producing the protein MRVLRLIAAAILCLATQAVRADDTEPAWRASALALVPAGYVPGLAYRTDGATGYLAIDPATSNDPKTPASVFAARQTLVVTLTPEATRAVSAELKPRTGPDPDNDDTDFARLHADLAARRATLPGGTEPCDLGAWSIDKDPAGLNVRAEPSAKARVLGTLPPPYRLKLGGAENTPDGGWLTEFRIIGFRDGWFLIEGAKPPGKDYEDEKRYPRNAPKPYAGRGWVDSNKVGAAYANGATRMGGLFQAPFVDAKSMPAQRELGGAIDTDGGPKRIFACSGLWGLVESQDGVRGWWRGLCSYHVTNCS
- a CDS encoding inner membrane-spanning protein YciB → MKDVFRRLVSDFLSTIVFLVIYLATDNVILATTVAILGAIGQVVWARIKGQTLGYMTWASLGLVIVLGGATLLTNDPRFVLAKPAIGHIAIGIIMLKRGWMLRYLPAIVTETIPKYVTVAGYAWAVLMFVLAAGTVAVAMTGDMKLWVFYISVVLVGAKIAAFAVQYVAFRLLVGSRIRSARA
- a CDS encoding SET domain-containing protein is translated as MPAIASSKSYRVGRSKTGLGLFATMPIKKGTRIIRYFGPILDSKIPAHDEIENKYLFELNNRWTIDGSVRKNLARYINHSCRPNAESDVRPRERKVFIRAIRNIEPGDEINYDYGTDYFKAYLKPIGCKCESCEKKRKKLRAEARAERAKVKARAERKALKAGAKGALAKKKKLNGKRFGGKVGRAKA
- a CDS encoding TetR/AcrR family transcriptional regulator, which produces MAKSETVRRPRTSKKTSSASSAPPRTAKTETPYHHGALREALLQAAERVLERDGLSGLTLRAVAREAGVSHAAPTHHFGDLTGLLSELAAVGFRHFNAAMASACDTATTPLARALARPKAYVAYAQAHPGMYGIMFRTERLDYSRPSLHEAAEASFAGLANAIGMMRQEQISEDSLTLNQGAAIARAWSMVHGFTMLLLDGRLEDIMGRLPEGTTPERLFEAMLTAPMSGKLPA